The Coffea arabica cultivar ET-39 chromosome 3c, Coffea Arabica ET-39 HiFi, whole genome shotgun sequence genome contains a region encoding:
- the LOC140037875 gene encoding uncharacterized protein has translation MSQGDGPSKSRTGSPSPPPKRVRRELTRDQVDVVEPSHKHSRTEHPEPFRRCSKEELSPRKEQLQVQDELDLLLDPEADRYIASPFIPDIEDYPLPAKFKIQSMKSYDATTDPEDHLFAFMTQIRLQTATDAVRCKTFPMFLEGKARQWFQELPPRSIRSFTQLARLFAAQFVSSRAFSKSTAHLMTIQQMPEESLREYMVRFNNESLQVRDRDDKVVIVAFINGLRKQKLYTELVERPPKSVREMLDRAHEKANAEEANRLKSAQERLRDDKRRRGADQVDVQPSQGRKNAYDRLPRSRPMGGNKSWTGLTAPRARVLAVMEQEGLSRPPRPLAGDKSRRDQGLYCAYHRDAGHDTEDCRHLKKDIEKLIKRGHLGQFILEERADQQRGRPRSERPSYTRDRTQGPRGRTPEQETQNLAGVINTIAGGPAGGDSHTARWHNRPPPTGESSAKRLKMYEEIIYGLEDAVPLASNNHEAIVIEVITCNYKVKKVYIDNGSTIDVLYYKTFKELQLEDRQLVPVQTPLIDFAGPPVRPKGMITLMVTVEVSPKCRTVPVNFAVVKEPSSYNMILGRSTLNALRAICSTLHLSMKFPTSAGVAEVLGDPEVARAYSLFRALGAHGERRKIGDRRGLAELPVQLDRPERTVKVGTGLGELVRSSLESLLEENAEIFAWSADDMPGIPIELAVHRLHVSPNVRPVKQKKRNFAPERKEVVKNEVGVPSDSLGRGESGEDLVYHRGSTYCYVTMPFGLKNAGATYQRLVNKLFKNQIGRNLEVYVDDMLVKSQTQEQFISDLREIFEILRSSRMRLNPKKCTFGVRSGKFLGYMISKEGVRANPDKIKAIMDMAPPRNIKEVQRLTGRMAALNRFLSKSAVRGSPFFKALKGGRQFEWSPECQKGFDELKAHLARLPALTSPKLGETLFIYLAVGEEAISAVLVREENKVQKSVYYVSRALQGAETRYSAVERYVLALVHAARKLRTYFQTHPVVVMTDQPLKQILSKPESSSRMVKWAVELSEYDLGYQPRTAIKTQAFADFIADGVSFGSPEAEVDQARDIQARKDGEVVKDAHTRQAAKTLQTPKTTKATQAREAAEVFEAGDAAEVTQTIQVAEVGPSKEADEAEQVKETAEGGQAGEAAKAKQIQKIVEVGPAGEAAEGGQALNVVEAEHSGKAVKAELARETAQARKVTEAAGRADLTWTLYVDVK, from the exons ATGAGCCAGGGAGATGGGCCGTCCAAATCTAGGACGGGGAGCCCTAGCCCTCCGCCAAAAAGGGTACGCAGGGAGCTCACGCGCGACCAGGTTGACGTTGTAGAACCTTCTCACAAACACTCCAGAACCGAGCACCCGGAGCCCTTTCGGAGGTGTTCTAAGGAGGAACTCTCACCACGGAAGGAGCAGCTCcaggtgcaggacgagctggacctgCTTTTAGATCCAGAGGCGGATAGGTATATCGCCTCCCCCTTCATCCCTGACATCGAAGACTACCCGCTGCCAGCGAAGTTCAAGATACAAAGCATGAAGTCTTACGATGCGACCACGGATCCGGAAGATCACTTGTTTGCCTTCATGACCCAAATACGCCTGCAAACTGCTACGGATGCGGTTAGGTGCAAGACCTTTCCaatgtttttggagggtaaggcACGTCAGTGGTTCCAGGAGCTTCCTCCCAGGTCCATCCGGTCCTTTACCCAGCTCGCGCGACTGTTCGCGGCCCAGTTCGTTTCATCACGAGCCTTCTCCAAGAGTACGGCGCATCTGATGACTATCCAGCAAATGCCTGAGGAGTCCTTGCGCGAATACATGGTACGTTTCAATAACGAGTCCCTTCAGGTTCGAGATCGCGATGACAAGGTGGTCATTGTTGCCTTCATTAACGGGTTGCGAAAACAAAAGCTCTATACCGAACTggtggagagacctcccaagTCAGTTCGGGAAATGCTAGACCGAGCTCATGAGAAGGCCAATGCGGAGGAAGCCAATCGCCTTAAGAGTGCGCAAGAAAGATTGAGGGATGACAAGCGCAGGAGGGGCGCCGACCAGGTGGATGTACAGCCTAGCCAGGGAAGGAAAAACGCTTATGACCGCCTTCCCAGGAGCCGTCCAATGGGAGGAAACAAGTCCTGGACTGGTCTCACGGCACCTCGAGCTCGGGTGCTCGCAGTGATGGAACAGGAGGGGCTCTCTCGACCTCCCCGTCCTTTGGCCGGGGACAAAAGCAGACGGGACCAAGGTCTGTATTGCGCTTATCATCGAGATGCGGGGCACGATACAGAGGACTGTCGTCACCTCAAGAAAGACATTGAAAAACTGATCAAACGAGGCCATCTGGGGCAGTTCATACTAGAGGAACGAGCTGACCAGCAACGAGGAAGGCCCAGGTCAGAACGTCCGAGCTACACTCGGGACCGCACTCAGGGGCCTCGTGGCCGAACTCCCGAGCAGGAAACACAAAATCTCGCGGGGGTGATTAACACTATTGCCGGAGGACCTGCTGGTGGGGATAGTCATACAGCTCGATGGCACAATCGCCCCCCTCCCACGGGGGAGAGCTCGGCCAAGCGATTGAAGATGTATGAGGAAATAATCTATGGACTTGAAGACGCAGTCCCTCTGGCCTCTAATAATCATGAAGCCATTGTGATAGAAGTCATCACCTGTAATTACAAGGTGAAGAAGGTATACATAGACAATGGAAGTACCATAGACGTGCTGTATTACAAGACCTTTAAGGAGCTACAGTTGGAGGATAGACAGCTCGTACCGGTTCAAACTCCGTTGATCGATTTTGCGGGTCCTCCCGTGAGGCCGAAAGGAATGATCACTCTCATGGTTACGGTGGAGGTGTCCCCGAAGTGCCGAACGGTCCCGGTAAACTTCGCGGTGGTTAAGGAGCCGTCGTCGTACAATATGATTCTGGGACGGTCCACACTGAATGCCCTCCGAGCTATTTGCTCCACCTTGCATCTCAGTATGAAGTTTCCTACTTCTGCTGGGGTGGCTGAGGTGCTGGGAGATCCGGAGGTGGCGAGGGCGT ACAGTTTGTTTAGAGCCCTGGGAGCCCATGGAGAAAGGAGAAAGATTGGAGACAGACGAGGGTTAGCCGAGCTGCCCGTCCAGCTCGACCGACCTGAGCGCACGGTGAAGGTTGGCACCGGCCTAGGCGAGCTGGTCAGGAGTTCTTTGGAATCTCTCTTGGAGGAAAATGCTGAGATTTTTGCTTGGAGTGCTGATGACATGCCAGGAATCCCCATCGAGTTGGCAGTCCATAGGCTACATGTGTCCCCCAACGTCCGACCTGTGAAGCAGAAGAAGAGGAACTTTGCTCCTGAGCGAAAGGAGGTCGTCAAAAACGAGGTGG GGGTACCATCAGATAGCCTTGGACGAGGAGAATCAGGAGAAGACCTCGTTTATCACCGAGGAAGCACATATTGTTACGTCACCATGCCATTCGGACTAAAGAATGCAGGTGCGACCTATCAGAGGTTGGTAAACAAGTTGTTCAAGAATCAGATCGGTCGAAACCTGGAGGTTTATGTGGACGATATGTTAGTAAAAAGTCAAACTCAGGAGCAGTTCATCTCTGACCTGAGAGAAATTTTTGAGATTCTTCGGAGCTCACGAATGCGGCTAAACCCAAAGAAGTGTACCTTTGGGGTCAGGTCGGGAAAATTCCTAGGCTACATGATTTCTAAAGAAGGGGTGAGAGCTAACCCAGACAAGATCAAGGCTATCATGGACATGGCTCCACCCCGGAATATTAAGGAAGTGCAACGTCTGACAGGGAGGATGGCAGCCTTGAACAGATTCCTGTCCAAATCGGCAGTTCGGGGGTCGCCTTTCTTCAAGGCCCTGAAAGGAGGTCGGCAGTTCGAGTGGAGCCCGGAGTGCCAGAAGGGGTTCGATGAACTGAAGGCCCACCTCGCTCGGTTGCCAGCCCTGACCTCTCCCAAATTGGGGGAGACCTTGTTCATTTACTTAGCTGTGGGAGAGGAGGCCATTAGCGCAGTGCTTGTGCGGGAGGAAAACAAAGTGCAAAAATCCGTGTATTATGTCAGCCGTGCCCTGCAGGGGGCCGAGACAAGGTACTCGGCGGTAGAACGATATGTTTTGGCATTAGTACATGCAGCTCGGAAGCTCAGGACGTACTTCCAAACTCACCCCGTAGTGGTCATGACGGACCAGCCTCTGAAGCAGATCCTTTCCAAGCCCGAGTCCTCGAGTCGAATGGTGAAGTGGGCTGTGGAATTGTCAGAATACGACTTGGGATATCAGCCCCGAACGGCCATCAAAACCCAAGCGTTTGCGGACTTCATAGCGGATGGCGTTTCCTTTGGATCGCCCGAAGCGGAGGTCGATCAGGCCAGGGACATACAAGCCAGGAAGGATGGAGAAGTTGTTAAAGATGCGCACACCAGACAAGCAGCGAAAACCTTACAGACTCCAAAAACTACCAAGGCCACCCAGGCCCGAGAAGCAGCAGAGGTCTTTGAGGCCGGAGACGCTGCCGAGGTCACCCAGACCATTCAGGTAGCGGAGGTCGGGCCGTCCAAAGAGGCAGATGAGGCCGAGCAGGTCAAAGAAACTGCCGAGGGCGGACAGGCTGGAGAAGCAGCTAAGGCCAAACAAATCCAAAAAATTGTCGAGGTCGGACCGGCCGGAGAGGCAGCGGAGGGGGGACAGGCATTAAACGTTGTCGAGGCCGAGCATTCTGGAAAAGCAGTCAAAGCTGAACTGGCCAGAGAGACGGCCCAGGCCAGGAAGGTTACTGAGGCTGCGGGACGAGCTGATCTCACCTGGACGTTGTACGTGGACGTCAAGTAA
- the LOC140037872 gene encoding uncharacterized protein, whose amino-acid sequence MGSPSPPPKRVRRELMRDQDELDLLLDPEADRYIASPFVPDIEDYPLPAKFKIQSMKSYDATTDPEDHLFAFITQIRLQTATDAVRCKTFPMFLEGKARQWFQELPPRSIRSFAQLARLFAAQFVSSRAFSKSTAHLMTIQQRPEESLREYMVRFNNESLQVRDRDDKVVIVAFINGLRKQKLYTELVERPPKSVREMLDRDHEKANAEEANRLKSVQERLRDDKRRRGADQVDVQPIQGRKNAYDRLPRSRPMGGNKSWTGLTAPRARVLAVMEQERLSRPPRPLAGDKSRRDQRLYCAYHRDVGHDTEDCRHLKKDIEKLIKRGHLGQFIREERADQQRGRPRSERPSYTRDRPQGARGRTLEQETQNLAGVINTIAGGPAGGDSHTVRWHNRPPPTGESSAKRLKMYEEIIYGLEDAVPLASNNHEAIVIEVITCNYKVKKVYIDNGSTIDVLYYKTFKELQLEDRQLVPVRTSLIGFAGPPVRPEGMITLMVTVGVSPKCRTVPVNFAVVKEPSSYNMILGRSTLNALRAICSPLHLNLS is encoded by the exons ATGGGGAGCCCTAGCCCTCCGCCAAAAAGGGTACGCCGGGAGCTCATGCGCGATCAG gacgagctggacctgCTTTTAGATCCAGAGGCGGATAGGTATATCGCCTCCCCCTTCGTCCCTGACATCGAAGACTACCCGCTGCCAGCGAAGTTCAAGATACAAAGCATGAAGTCTTACGATGCGACCACGGATCCGGAAGATCACTTGTTTGCCTTCATTACCCAAATACGCCTGCAAACTGCTACGGATGCGGTTAGGTGCAAGACCTTTCCaatgtttttggagggtaaggcGCGTCAGTGGTTCCAGGAGCTTCCTCCCAGGTCCATCCGGTCCTTTGCCCAGCTCGCGCGACTATTCGCGGCCCAGTTCGTTTCATCACGAGCCTTCTCCAAGAGTACGGCGCATCTGATGACTATCCAGCAAAGGCCTGAGGAGTCCTTGCGCGAATACATGGTACGTTTCAATAACGAGTCCCTTCAAGTTCGAGATCGCGATGACAAGGTGGTCATTGTTGCCTTCATTAACGGGCTGCGAAAACAAAAGCTCTATACCGAGctcgtggagagacctcccaagTCAGTTCGGGAAATGCTAGACCGAGATCATGAGAAGGCCAACGCGGAGGAAGCCAATCGCCTTAAGAGTGTGCAAGAAAGATTGAGGGATGACAAGCGCAGGAGGGGCGCCGACCAGGTGGATGTACAGCCTATCCAGGGAAGGAAAAACGCTTATGACCGCCTTCCCAGGAGCCGTCCAATGGGAGGAAACAAGTCCTGGACTGGTCTCACGGCACCTCGAGCTCGGGTGCTCGCAGTGATGGAACAGGAGAGGCTCTCTCGACCTCCTCGTCCTTTGGCCGGTGACAAAAGCAGACGGGATCAACGTCTGTATTGTGCTTATCATCGAGATGTGGGGCACGATACAGAGGACTGCCGTCACCTCAAGAAAGACATTGAAAAACTGATCAAACGAGGCCATCTGGGGCAGTTCATACGAGAGGAACGAGCTGACCAGCAACGAGGAAGACCCAGGTCAGAACGTCCGAGCTACACCCGGGACCGACCTCAGGGGGCTCGTGGCCGAACTCTCGAACAGGAAACACAGAATCTCGCGGGGGTGATTAACACTATTGCCGGAGGACCTGCTGGTGGGGATAGTCATACAGTTCGGTGGCACAATCGCCCCCCTCCCACGGGGGAGAGCTCGGCCAAGCGATTGAAGATGTATGAGGAAATAATCTATGGACTTGAAGACGCAGTCCCTCTGGCCTCTAATAATCATGAAGCCATTGTGATAGAAGTCATCACCTGTAATTACAAGGTGAAAAAGGTATACATAGACAATGGAAGTACCATAGACGTGCTGTATTACAAGACCTTTAAGGAGCTACAGCTGGAGGATAGACAGCTCGTACCTGTTCGAACTTCGTTGATCGGTTTTGCGGGTCCTCCCGTGAGGCCGGAAGGAATGATCACTCTCATGGTTACGGTGGGGGTGTCCCCGAAGTGCCGAACGGTCCCGGTAAACTTCGCGGTGGTTAAGGAGCCGTCGTCGTACAATATGATTCTGGGACGGTCCACACTGAATGCCCTCCGAGCTATTTGCTCCCCCTTGCATCTTA atttatcTTAG
- the LOC140037874 gene encoding uncharacterized protein encodes MEMARKLGARSIKAYSDSQLIVNQVWGSYEIKEGTLRRYVAKTRELKGLFEQFALEQIPRSQNKRADALSKLASTSVGVLGREILVEVVRSRAYKPFNAVVIQVVSSWMDPIVQYLAQGELPPSRVESRKVLLKSQKDSAELVARCKSCQLHAPIHHTPTQEMIPLNSPWPFFQWGIDLLGPFPRAPGGYEHLVVAIDYFTKWVEAESINTISSRQVENVNRTILHGLKTRIESVRTNWLEELPTILWAYRTTPRTATQETPFVLTYGVEAVIPAEIGVPSGRVQHFVAQDNEEEMRLDLDLLEHRREEAAIRMAKYKGQVARYYNARVRHLSFKPGDLVLRKNSVSRAGGTGKLDPNWEGPYVVREADRVGYCKLAHLDGGEVPRTWHNSNLRLFL; translated from the exons ATGGAGATGGCCCGGAAGTTAGGGGCTAGATCAATAAAGGCCTATAGCGACTCGCAGCTGATAGTGAACCAGGTATGGGGAAGCTATGAGATCAAAGAGGGGACGCTAAGAAGGTATGTGGCCAAGACACGCGAGCTGAAGGGTCTGTTCGAGCAGTTCGCGCTTGAGCAGATTCCGCGAAGCCAGAACAAGAGAGCTGACGCCCTGTCTAAACTGGCCTCTACCTCGGTTGGCGTCTTAGGTCGTGAAATACTGGTGGAGGTCGTCAGAAGTCGGGCCTATAAACCGTTCAATGCTGTGGTCATTCAGGTGGTGAGCTCGTGGATGGATCCTATTGTCCAGTACCTGGCTCAAGGGGAGCTCCCACCGAGCAGGGTAGAGTCCCGCAAAGTCCTCCTTAAGTCGCAGAA GGACTCGGCCGAGCTGGTAGCCCGGTGTAAGTCTTGCCAGTTACATGCCCCAATCCATCACACCCCCACTCAGGAAATGATTCCTCTCAATAGCCCGTGGCCATTCTTCCAATGGGGGATTGACCTGTTGGGGCCGTTTCCCCGAGCTCCAGGTGGCTACGAACACTTGGTGGTAGCCATTGATTACTTCACTAAGTGGGTAGAGGCCGAGTCCATCAACACGATTAGCAGCAG ACAGGTCGAGAATGTCAACAGAACCATCCTGCACGGCCTGAAGACAAGAATAGAGTCTGTCCGAACTAATTGGCTGGAGGAGCTGCCCACCATACTATGGGCTTACCGGACAACGCCTCGGACGGCCACCCAAGAGACACCATTCGTCCTGACATACGGGGTCGAGGCAGTAATCCCAGCAGAGATTGGAGTGCCCTCGGGTAGGGTGCAACACTTTGTGGCTCAGGATAATGAGGAGGAGATGCGGCTTGACTTGGACCTGCTCGAGCATCGAAGGGAAGAAGCGGCTATAAGAATGGCTAAGTATAAGGGCCAGGTCGCACGCTATTACAATGCCAGGGTTAGGCACCTTTCTTTCAAGCCAGGAGACCTGGTATTACGCAAGAACTCCGTGAGCCGAGCTGGGGGCACGGGTAAGTTAGACCCAAACTGGGAAGGTCCCTACGTGGTAAGGGAAGCTGACCGGGTAGGTTATTGTAAGCTAGCTCACCTGGATGGAGGCGAAGTCCCGCGCACCTGGCACAATTCAAATTTAAGGCTTTTTCTTTAG
- the LOC113734857 gene encoding PTI1-like tyrosine-protein kinase 3 translates to MRRWLCCTCQVEESYPSNENEPFKSPKNHPDGHQRGSKVSAPVMSDQKTIPPIEVPALSLEELKEKTDNFGTKALIGEGSYGRVYYADLESGKAVAVKKLDVSSEPESNVEFLTQVSMVSRLKHENLVELLGYCVEGNLRVLAYEFATMGSLHDILHGRKGVQNAQPGPTLDWITRVRIAVDAARGLEYLHEKVQPAIIHRDIRSSNVLVFEDYKAKIADFNLSNQAPDMAARLHSTRVLGTFGYHAPEYAMTGQLTQKSDVYSFGVVLLELLTGRKPVDHNMPRGQQSLVTWATPRLSEDKVKQCIDPKLKDFPPKGVAKLAAVAALCVQYEAEFRPNMSIVVKALQPLLKSQVPAPEV, encoded by the exons ATGCGGAGGTGGCTGTGCTGCACCTGTCAAGTTGAGGAGTCCTACCCATCTAATGAGAATGAGCCCTTTAAAAGCCCAAAGAATCATCCTGATG GGCACCAAAGAGGGTCAAAGGTATCAGCTCCAGTCATGTCAGATCAAAAGACAATACCACCTATTGAGGTGCCTGCTTTGTCTCTAGAAGAGTTGAAGGAGAAAACCGACAATTTTGGAACAAAGGCTTTAATTGGTGAAGGATCCTATGGAAGAGTCTACTATGCAGACCTGGAAAGTGGTAAAGCTGTGGCTGTGAAAAAGCTTGATGTGTCATCTGAGCCAGAATCAAATGTTGAGTTCTTGACGCAG GTTTCTATGGTTTCAAGGCTAAAGCATGAAAATCTTGTTGAGCTTCTTGGATACTGTGTAGAAGGGAATCTTCGTGTATTAGCTTATGAGTTTGCAACGATGGGTTCTTTGCACGACATATTGCATG GCCGTAAAGGGGTGCAAAACGCCCAGCCTGGACCAACACTTGATTGGATTACAAGGGTAAGAATCGCTGTTGATGCTGCCAGAGGACTTGAATATTTGCATGAGAAAGTTCAACCTGCTATAATTCACAGAGATATCAGATCCAGCAACGTGCTTGTATTTGAAGATTACAAAGCAAAGATTGCAGATTTTAACCTTTCAAATCAGGCTCCGGATATGGCTGCTCGTCTTCATTCTACTCGAGTTCTTGGAACATTCGGTTATCATGCACCAGA ATATGCAATGACAGGACAACTGACGCAGAAAAGCGATGTGTATAGCTTTGGGGTGGTTCTCCTTGAGCTATTAACTGGAAGGAAGCCCGTTGATCACAATATGCCTCGTGGACAGCAGtctcttgttacttgg GCAACTCCGAGACTGAGTGAGGACAAAGTTAAACAATGTATAGATCCAAAGCTCAAAGATTTTCCCCCAAAAGGAGTTGCTAAG CTCGCAGCAGTGGCAGCACTCTGTGTGCAGTATGAAGCTGAATTCCGGCCTAATATGAGCATTGTTGTCAAGGCTCTCCAGCCACTCCTGAAATCTCAAGTCCCTGCTCCTGAGGTTTAG